Below is a genomic region from Microbulbifer sp. ALW1.
GCAAAACGTGCACAAGGTAAACTGTCCCGCGGAGGGCCGAAGGCCCGGAGCAAACTGCCTGGCCTTGTTACACGTTGACCCACCTTCCAGCCTCCGCAGACTTTACGAGCTGTGATACAGGAAGCGGCACTAGACCGCTAGGCCTATAACCAAGTAGTAAGCGTATGAAATGAAACGGCCATAAAAGAGGTATACCTTCCGGACCAAAATACGATTCCGAGATCCCGCTTATGTCGACGTTAAATTTCTTTGCATACTCCTGTAACAGCTCTACTCCATCGTCACCATCTATACCTAGGTCAAAATTTACTAGAGTATCTCTGGAAATTTTTCCCGGCTTTACCGCGGTAAATTCTGACACAAACTTTATGATCTCAGGTTCCATAAGACATGTAACGCCGCCGGCAGGGGCAGCTTACCTTGTGCGCGTTTTGCGCAAAAATGGGAGCGTAGCGACCTGCGCAAAACGTGCACAAGGTAAGCTGTCCCGCGGAGGGTCGAAGGCCCGGAGCAAATTGCCCGGCCTTGTTATGAAAGACCACGGAACACACCTACCAAGATACACAAAACGCTAACTATACCAAGGACTCTATGGGCCAGCATAAAACTGCGCTTACGACTTACCAAGAAAATAAGATAAGAAACTAACCAGCCAACGAGACCAAATATTCCGATATTTACTAAGAATGCTGCCCTTCCCTCTACGGCATATACATTCCCGAACTTATCTCCAAAAATAGCGTGCCCAGAAATCAAGTTTTCGAACGTGAGGAACAACAAAAGTCCCACAACGAATAGAACAGGAATCATCCCTACCAAATACACAAATTTCGTTCGCTTACTCATATTCATAACGCCGCGAGCAGCGGCAGCTTACTTTGGGCACTTTATGCGCGAAAATGAGAGCGAAGCGAACTGCGCATAAAGTGCACAAAGTAGGCTGTCCGGTGGAGGCCCGCAGGGCCGGAACGAAATGCCTCGCCTTGTTACAAGTTTTCACTAGAGAACCTACAAGTGCGGTTCTCATAGTTATAAGAGCCACCCTGGTCTAGACATCTATCTACTTGCATAAACTCCGAATTCATTAAGATAACTATAATCCCGTTTGCTATAGCAATAACACCGCAAGAAAATGCAGGAGCACCAGTAATGTAGTGACTCTCTCTACTTAACGGGAAAAGACTTCTCTTGATTTTCCTAGTAAGGCACCATCTTAGCCCTACTAAGATCATACCTACCCCGACAATCAATGCCCACCAGCTCATTTCTTTCTCCGGTTTCGTCAGGACTTGTAACGCCGCCAGCAGGGGCAGCTTACCTTGTGCACATTTTGCGCGATAATGGGAGCGCAGCGACCCGCGCAACATGTGCACAAGGTAAGCTGTCCCGCGGAGGGCCGTAGGCCCGGAGCTTTACTGCCTGGCATTGTTATATGCCTACTCCTCCAGCAGCGCATCAAGCTTTTTCTTGGCGAAATGTTGCAGTAATTTTTGCCCGCCCTCAAATACTACTTTAAATGGCGCGTCTTTGAACTCTGACTTTAGCTTCTCTAAGACTTCTTTATTTTCTAAGGAGCAAGCAAAATCATGGCCTAGTTGGGTTAAGCGAATTGGGATACAGCTTACATAGGCCATGCCGTCCAAGCTTTCGTTCATACCTATGTCGGATATTGTGTATACAGAACCAGATTTGGAAGCGATCAGCCGATTATCAATAGCAATTTGAATATGAAACACAAACTTTTCATTGAACTGATTTGGCTCGCCTTCAACTCGAACCCCATGTTATTCGAAATCTGGAACTTCTATATGAGCTGAGGGAGCCTCAAGAAAGACGTTTACGATTTTTGCTAAATATTCTAGATCTATTCTCATTGCTCTGACTCTGGCATATAACGCCGCCAGCAGGGGCAGCTTGCCTTGTGCGCGGTTTGCGCAAAAATGGGAGCGAAGCGACCTGCGCAAAACGTGCATAAGGTAAGCTGTCCCGCGGAGGGCCGAAGGCCCGGAGCAAACTGCCTGGCCTTGTTAGCGTCACTTGATCCTTACAAACTCAGCTTCAGGGAAGAACTTAACTGCAGCTTTTGCTATGCCTTCTGGGTTCACCCCACCATGTGACAAATCAACAACGCCTTTGTTTTTAAAAAATAGGCTAACGATACCCGCATACTGGATAGTGGCCACACTCCCTTTCTTCACATAAAGAATTTTTGGCTTGAATGGCCACGATCCGAGTGAAGCAGTTATTTCAATTTTATCTCCGACATCCCGAAATACTCGATTTTCTATGTTCTCGTACTTTTTGCTGCTTAGTTTTGAATTCAGGTAAGGTCCCAAGAATCCAATGAGTCCAAAAGCCACAATATTTATGATGATTTCCAATCTAATTACCACTGATCGCTAACGCCGCCAGCAGGGGCAGCTTACCTTGTGCGCATTTTGCGCGAAAATGGGAGCACAGCGACCAGCGCAAAAGGTGCACAAGGTAAGCTGTCCCGCGAAGGGCCGAAGACCCGTAGCATACTGCCTGGCTTTGTTAGCGGGTTCACGCACTGAGCGCCAGTAGCAGCACAGCAGTGGCTCCGAATTGCGAGAGCTTGTACATTCCGCGATCAATTCTCTCGATGATGGTTGAATTTTTATAGCTTTGTATTCCCCAGCCTCCCCGACCCAGTGACGCAGTAAGCGCGATAAATACGGCTGTTATTCTCAGCTGAAATTTGGTGTCAAATTCCATCCCACGGAAAGAGATCAAATACCAGATTATCAAAGATAGGAAAATAAATATTTGAGCAACTGAAACCCAAAAATTCTTTCTCAGAATATCAACTCTATCCTCGAAGCTACTTCTATCTTGTAGTTCTTCAAACCATCTTGAACCGAGAGCAAAGAACATTGGCTTTGAAAGGTAAACAACTATCCCAAGTATAAAAACCTTAATTCTTTCCATGCAATTCTCGATTAACCGCTAACGCCGCCAGCAGGGGCAGCTTACCTTGTGCGCTTTTTGCGCGAAAATGGGAGCACAGCGACCTGCGCAAAATGTGCACAAGGTAAGCTGTCCCGCGGAGGGCCGAAGGCCCGTAGCATACTGCCTGGCTTTGTTATGCGTGCCTAAGCTGCCGGAGATCACGGAAGCCGACAAAGACAAAAAATAGACTTAGTAGACCACCCACTCCAGGGTACACAACACTACCAGATAAAGTTTGAAACTTACTCAATACGTTAACGTTACCGATATTCAGGGAAACCAATTGGTTGGTACCGTCGAATGCTTGATAGTAGCTAAATACTACCTCAGAGCCCTTAACTAGTGATCTAGAAACATCTTCACTCCAGAAGCCCGAATACCGGAATTGCTCACCACCAACAGATACCAACAAAGTGTCGCTACCTTTACCACCGGACCTCAGCAACACTCTCTGAACTACTCCATGGGCTGATTCTATTTCTTTAGATGAAGGAAGGTCTGCTAACACATAAATACTCAATGATAGAAACAATGCGCCAACGAGAATTGCAGCCCACCCAAAGAAACTTGAAGGATTATCTAGTCGTTCCATTATTCTTACGCATAACGCCGCCAGCAGGGGCAGCTTACCTTGTACGCATATTGCGCGAAAATGGGAGCGCAGCGAACCGCGCAAAATGTGCACAAGGTAAGCTGTCCCGCGGAGGGCCGAAGGCCCGGAGCTTTACTGCCTGGCCTTGTTAAAAGTTGTGGGCTAGATGCGAAACTGCTTGGTGCCAACACGCTTAAACCTTGAAAAATATATGGCGGATCCAACAAAGAACCAACCCAACAAAAGCACTGAAAGTGCCGGCAGCCATGAACTTACTGCTAATGAATAGAAAGCCACATATAAAAATACGCTGCCTACGGCTGCTCCGATTAGCGCAGAAACAAGCCTACCACCGGGCTTTAGCTGAGCACCACATGACTCGCACACTAGCGAGCCACCTAGAAATGCAATTCGAGCCTTTACAGTTTTAGTTGCAACTCTAGTATTACAATCGGGGCAATTCAGATGCTTCATAGACTTTTAACGCCGCCATCACAGGCCGGAGGTGTTTGGCGACTTTTGTGCGAACAGCACAAAAGGTGACAAATGCCGGAGGTCATGTGCATGGCCTTGTTAAGCGAGCACAAAAAATGCCGAAACTTCCTGTAATGCCAAAACCTGCTAGTGCGATGACTAAATGTTTTTGATGAAAAACAGTATATTTGTTAGGCGATGTGATGAAAAGGCTGAAATAGCCCGATTGATGCCCGATGTAGATTCTTACGGAATTTGAACGAGAAAATCCACGCGTCGTGCGCGCGCCGATGTATTGGCCTTGAAAGGTAAGGGAGCTTTTATCAGCGCTTAACGCCGCCATCACAGGCCGGAGGTTTTTGGCGCGCCTTTGTGCGAATGCACAAAGCGTGACAAATGCCGGAGGTCATGTGCATGGCCTTGTTAAGCGAGCGCACAAAATGCCGGAACTTCCTGCAATGCCAAAACCTGCTAGTGCGATGACTAAATTTTTTTGATGAAAAACAGTATATTTGTTAGCCGATGTGATGAAAAGGCTGAAATAGCAGGATCGACGCGCGATATAGATTTGTCCGGAATATGAACGAGAAAATCCACGCGTCGTGCGCGCGCCGATGCATTGGCTTTGAAAGGTAAGGGAGCTTTTATCAGCGCTTAACGCTGCTAGCAGGGGCGGCCGACGCGTAGCGTTGGACGTCCAGCCCAACCCCGAAGGGGATGGGCGAGCCTGCCTAGCCTGGTTATGGCTGACGCGCTCCGGACCAACTACTAGCACTTTGCCAGCCACGGCTTGGCTGGCCACTGCCCGAAAATTACAAGGAAAGAATATCGCACTTTCCCCAACCTATTTTTATCTTACCGGCACGCCACAACTCTGCAGCGGACTGCCCTCTTCTATCGAACCCGAGCGAACACTCTAGGAACGAAGCTGCTTGAATGTGCCATGGCACGAAGCCAAATACTGGACACAAAAACTGTGCGTAAAAGCTTGAGACGCACAGATACTAATTTTTACCGACCGGCACCATAACGCCGCAATCAGACGCGGCTTACTTTGTGTGCTTTTTGCACGAAAATGGGAGCGCAGCGACCGTGCAAAAAGTGCACAAAGTAAGACGTCGGCTGCATTGCTTTGTTAAGCGGGGTCTGGCTCCTCACCCTTTTTTAGGAAGTGGTTTACTATTGAAGGACCATATTGATGGTAAAGATCCATAGCCTTACGAGTTACATACCGGACTAGAAAATAGGAAATAATAATCCCTGGAATAATTACCCACCAATTGAAGTTGTATTGGTCCGGGTTTCTGAAAATATGCACTACTGAACCAAGCCCTAATCCGCCTAGCGCGCCTCCCACCATGAGCGAAAATAGGCCAAGCGCTCCATAGATTGCTCCTGATACCCACCCTATAGCTCCAAACACCACGAAAAAGGCTAAACCAGCGAGAGCACCAACGGTTCCGCCACCCAAGATATCGGCGAACATTTGGAAAAATGATTTTTTCTCTACACCAAACGTAAGAATTATCTGAAGGCAGACCCACGTCGATGCACCAAGCACCGAGTACCTTACGATTTTTTCTGCGATTTTCTTTTGGTTCATTCTTATACTCGCTTAACGCCGCGCTCAGGGGCGGCTTAATTTGTGTGGTTTATGTGCAAATATGGAGCGAAGCGACTGCACATAAAATGCACAAAGTAAGCCGTCCCTTTGCAGCGCCTTGTTAAGCATTGAATCTTGCTACGATAGATTTACATTCGGACAACGAGATTTCCTTTGCCCACGCTATGGTTTTTTGTATTTCAGGCTCATGCCGCACCAGAGCTTCTTGAGACCAATACTTTCTAGATGGGCCAATTGGCAAATGATCAGTTTCCGAAGAAATTACAGTGAATGCCAAAAAGTCCTGGTCATTTTCAGGTATACCGACCTCAAACCTTAGGGACGCCAACTCAATAGCCCCCTCTAAGTAATGAATAGTGCCATCAAGCATTCCGCTTGCCACTTCCGCAGAGCGCTTACGCTTTTTCTCGATATACTCTTCGTGGCTCATTTTCATGGATGCTTAACGCCGCGAGCAGCGGCAGCTTGCTTTGGGCGCTTTATGCGCGAAAATGGGAGCGAAGCGACCTGCGCATAAAGTGCACAAAGTAAGCTGTCCGGTGGAGGCCCGCAGGGCCGGAACGAACTGCCTCGCATTGTTATAAACCGAATTATGCGTGAGATTCGCCAGCTTTAACCAGATCCCGCTTAAATAGCAAAAATACGACGTAAATAAGGCCAAAAACTGGAACGATAGAAAAGACTCCGCCAAGCACGGCAGCTAGCACCGGGGTTTCTGTTTTTCTTCTGCCAAGGTAATAACTAATTACAGCTATTACTACCGCAAAGATGGCGATGAACTGCCCGATAACTGTCAAATTTATATTCATAGGAGTACTCCCTCCCTCTCGTTACTTGGGTTTATAACAGTTAATTAGTAGGCGAGGTGCGCGGTTCCCCTCTGCCTCATATCTTTTTGATTCTTTGACGCAAGAATGCCCCGCAGCCCTTGAAGCGTCAAGATTTCCGACGATTCCTCCAAATCACACCCCAGGAGTAATCGATCGGCCTGCCCACTATCCCAACATTTCGGACGCCACCTAGCCTTTTGAAAAATAAGAATAAATTTAAAATTTACAATCAAGCCACTAGTTATGGGGCAGTGTAATCACTTGTAATTGGCAAAACCCGAGAACTGTGCAAAATACTGTATAGATAACCAGCCAAGGAAGTGCTGATGGAAGACTTGCCTCGCCCTATTCCAAACCCGCCTGTGCGCTTTATGGATCGCTTGCGTGCATTTATGCGCACCAAACGACTGGCTTATCGGACGGAAGATAGCTATTGCCGATGGATTCGGGACTTTATTCGGTATCACGGTATGCAAAGGCCCGAAGGCCTGACGACAAGGCACATCGACCAATGGCTATCGCATCTGGTCTGCGATCGTTCGGTGTCGGTGAGTACTCAGAAAGTGGCGTTGAACGCTGTGGTATTCCTCTACC
It encodes:
- a CDS encoding DUF1493 family protein, whose translation is MEPEIIKFVSEFTAVKPGKISRDTLVNFDLGIDGDDGVELLQEYAKKFNVDISGISESYFGPEGIPLLWPFHFIRLLLGYRPSGLVPLPVSQLVKSAEAGRWVNV
- a CDS encoding DUF2489 domain-containing protein; translation: MSHEEYIEKKRKRSAEVASGMLDGTIHYLEGAIELASLRFEVGIPENDQDFLAFTVISSETDHLPIGPSRKYWSQEALVRHEPEIQKTIAWAKEISLSECKSIVARFNA